From one Electrophorus electricus isolate fEleEle1 chromosome 20, fEleEle1.pri, whole genome shotgun sequence genomic stretch:
- the syt6b gene encoding synaptotagmin-6 — MAADKLKGPGNFLEAAVKISHTSPDIPTDVQLSMKDHLLKRTRIARQTTEPASSNRHNSFKKNLPRQMHHVTSLDRGSECLDVEDHPTCTAAALGRIQPELYKQSLQETEESSKNSAAKTCGKINFSLKYDYEGELLLVNILEAQDLPAKDLCGSSDPYVKVYLLPDRKRKFQTRVHRKTLNPTFDETFQFPVPYEELAARKLHLSVFDFDRFSRHDMIGEVILENLFEVSDLSRETSIWKDIQYTTSESVDLGEIMFSLCYLPTAGRLTLTVIKCRNLKAMDITGYSDPYVKVSLICDGKRLKKKKTTIKKNTLNPVYNEAIIFDIPPENMEQVSLHISVMDYDLVGHNEVIGVNRVGCHAEGLGRDHWNEMLAYPRKPIAHWHPLLEPKKSEKEWKTRTASFDSQGSCPSPRLPSSP; from the exons ATGGCGGCAGACAAGCTGAAGGGACCTGGAAATTTTCTAGAAGCGGCAGTGAAGATCAGTCATACATCACCAGACATCCCCACAGATGTGCAGCTGTCCATGAAGGACCACTTGTTGAAACGCACACGCATCGCACGGCAGACCACCGAGCCAGCCTCCTCCAACAG GCATAATTCTTTTAAGAAAAACCTACCCAGACAGATGCATCATGTTACCAGTCTGGACCGCGGGAGCGAATGTTTGGACGTCGAAGATCATCCCACCTGCACAGCTGCTGCTCTTGGCCGCATCCAGCCTGAACTGTACAAACAGAGCCTGCAGGAGACCGAGGAGTCATCCAAGAACAGCGCAGCCAAGACCTGTGGCAAGATCAACTTCTCACTCAAGTACGATTACGAGGGCGAGCTCCTGCTCGTCAACATCCTCGAGGCACAGGATCTGCCTGCCAAAGATCTATGTGGCAGCTCAGACCCCTACGTCAAGGTATACCTGCTGCCAGACCGCAAGCGCAAGTTCCAGACCCGTGTGCACCGTAAAACTCTCAACCCCACGTTCGACGAGACATTCCAGTTCCCTGTCCCCTATGAGGAGCTGGCAGCTAGGAAGCTTCACCTGAGCGTGTTTGACTTTGACCGCTTCTCTCGACATGACATGATTGGCGAGGTGATACTCGAAAACCTGTTTGAAGTGTCCGACCTCTCACGGGAAACTTCCATCTGGAAAGACATTCAGTACACCACTAGT GAAAGTGTTGACCTCGGGGAGATAATGTTCTCCCTGTGTTACCTACCAACTGCAGGACGACTCACTCTTACAGTCATCAAGTGCAGGAACCTTAAAGCCATGGACATAACAGGTTACTCag ATCCATATGTGAAAGTATCACTCATTTGTGATGGGAAAAggctgaaaaagaagaaaactacAATAAAGAAGAACACATTAAACCCTGTGTACAATGAAGCCATTATCTTTGACATCCCTCCAGAAAACATGGAGCAAGTCAGCTTACACATATCAGTTATGGACTATGATTT AGTGGGACACAATGAGGTCATCGGTGTAAATCGTGTGGGATGCCACGCAGAAGGGCTGGGAAGAGATCACTGGAATGAGATGTTGGCTTATCCTCGCAAACCCATCGCACACTGGCACCCTCTCCTGGAACCTAAGAAGTCTGAGAAAGAG TGGAAGACACGCACAGCAAGCTTCGACAGTCAGGGTTCCTGTCCATCTCCCCGACTACCGTCCAGTCCGTAG
- the olfml3b gene encoding olfactomedin-like protein 3A: MMRVLHFLVVVLSGLAAAQQQALMDYLERRLLAIEDRISLWHEQTSRYASELREFKQQMVAQLDGLDKNKEALRSELDAVGVRMDRVEREMDYLEAQNGAQPCVDVDDKLVEQQVTVAKERNKAKYSKLTDCSDMISSIKAMKILKRVGGSKGMWTKDMGSSSGKIYIFNGTGEDMLYEFGSVRDFTSSQGTSGGTRIQLPSSWGGMGHVVYNNHLYYVKDGEELRLMKFDLLKGLVADSAVFPAKDQLPVYSLNPETYIDLAADEEGLWAIYATKENEKHVLLAKVDPQTLAIEQMWDTPCPRENAEAAFVVCGTVYVVYNSRLPSRSRIQCVFDVSDMVTNDDAPIVYFPKRYGTHSSLKYSPLEQLLYAWDDGYQILYKLQMKKKLEV; this comes from the exons ATGATGAGAGTCCTCCACTTTCTCGTCGTCGTGCTTTCTGGACTGGCCGCAGCGCAGCAGCAGGCCCTGATGGACTACTTAGAGAGGAGACTGCTTGCCATCGAG GACCGCATTTCACTGTGGCACGAGCAGACGAGCCGGTATGCCTCAGAGCTGCGCGAGTTCAAGCAGCAGATGGTGGCTCAGCTGGACGGCCTGGACAAGAACAAGGAGGCACTACGCAGCGAGCTGGATGCGGTGGGCGTGCGCATGGACCGGGTGGAGCGCGAGATGGACTACCTAGAGGCACAGAATGGTGCCCAGCCCTGTGTGGACGTGGACGACAAGCTGGTAGAGCAGCAGGTTACTGTAGCCAAGGAGAGGAATAAAGCCAAGTACTCCAAGCTCACGG ACTGTAGTGATATGATTTCCAGCATCAAAGCCATGAAGATCCTGAAGCGTGTGGGTGGCAGTAAGGGCATGTGGACCAAAGACATGGGCAGTTCTTCTGGGAAGATTTACATCTTTAACGGCACAGGCGAGGACATGCTGTACGAGTTTGGCTCAGTGCGTGACTTCACCTCCTCTCAGGGCACGTCGGGAGGCACCCGCATCCAGCTCCCCTCTTCCTGGGGAGGAATGGGCCATGTCGTGTACAACAATCACCTGTATTATGTGAAGGACGGTGAGGAGTTGAGGCTGATGAAGTTCGATCTGCTGAAAGGCTTAGTGGCCGACAGTGCTGTGTTCCCAGCTAAAGACCAGCTGCCCGTGTACAGTCTGAACCCCGAGACCTACATTGACCTGGCTGCAGATGAGGAGGGTCTGTGGGCCATTTACGCTACCaaggaaaatgagaaacatGTCTTGCTAGCCAAGGTGGACCCTCAAACACTGGCCATTGAACAGATGTGGGACACCCCATGCCCAAGGGAGAATGCGGAGGCAGCTTTTGTTGTCTGTGGAACCGTCTATGTTGTCTACAACTCCAGACTCCCCAGTCGCTCTCGGATCCAGTGTGTTTTTGATGTGAGTGACATGGTGACCAATGATGATGCTCCTATAGTGTATTTTCCCAAGCGCTATGGGACTCATTCGAGTCTCAAATACAGTCCATTGGAGCAGTTGCTTTATGCCTGGGATGATGGCTATCAGATTCTTTACAAGCTGCAGATGAAGAAAAAACTGGAGGTGTAG